A single window of Gimesia chilikensis DNA harbors:
- a CDS encoding neutral/alkaline non-lysosomal ceramidase N-terminal domain-containing protein: protein MLFVSRCLMFCCLCLVSLVSIAHAGDGLQVGVAETDITPPVGFPMAGYYHERLAEGQIDPLQAKAIVFREGDTAGALVVCDLIGVATDLSKEVRRLAAEKTGIPAENIVLAATHSHTAPDYMKELYLYLGKEKQQPLRAEYIQKLINGPVEAIVAANQAAKPAQLETGAAVQKTPVAFNRRFVMKDGSVKTWQSLKNPNVIRAAGPIDPRIELLAIKDKQDGSYAGVLSNFALHLDTVGGTRWSADYPYFIQETLREALGEDVISIFGTGCCGDINHSNPSASVRNKVDFIGNSLGETITAELPKLEPVKGTGLTVQSQVVDLPLQDASQPEVKRSIELLKVAKAGGKVDFFEHVTAYKKMILDQMRHKKPYAETDQHITWGLSRSLAGIGETLPVDVTVMTIGEDVAIVCLPGEVFVELGLAIKQASPFKTTIIVELSNAVETIYIPHRAAYAGGSYEVTNSNLLPGSGEMLVEASLRLLRQAAAEKRAD, encoded by the coding sequence ATGTTGTTTGTTTCCCGCTGCCTGATGTTTTGTTGTCTGTGTCTGGTGTCGCTGGTTTCTATTGCTCATGCGGGCGATGGTCTGCAGGTGGGAGTGGCGGAGACGGACATCACGCCTCCCGTCGGTTTCCCGATGGCCGGCTATTATCATGAGCGGTTGGCGGAAGGACAGATCGATCCGCTGCAGGCAAAAGCGATAGTGTTTCGGGAAGGGGACACAGCAGGTGCGCTGGTGGTATGCGATCTGATCGGCGTGGCCACGGATCTTTCGAAAGAAGTGCGTCGGCTGGCTGCTGAAAAAACGGGGATCCCCGCTGAAAATATCGTACTGGCGGCGACTCATTCGCACACAGCTCCCGATTACATGAAGGAACTCTATCTCTACCTGGGGAAAGAGAAACAGCAGCCTCTGCGGGCCGAGTACATTCAAAAACTGATCAACGGTCCGGTGGAGGCGATCGTGGCGGCCAATCAGGCTGCGAAACCGGCGCAGCTGGAAACGGGGGCGGCTGTGCAGAAGACGCCGGTGGCTTTCAACAGACGCTTCGTGATGAAGGACGGGAGTGTGAAGACCTGGCAGTCGTTGAAGAATCCGAATGTGATCCGGGCCGCTGGTCCGATTGATCCACGGATTGAACTGCTGGCGATCAAGGATAAGCAAGACGGTTCTTACGCAGGAGTGCTGAGTAACTTCGCCTTGCACCTGGATACGGTGGGCGGGACCCGCTGGAGTGCCGACTACCCGTACTTTATCCAGGAGACACTGCGGGAAGCACTCGGTGAAGATGTGATTTCAATATTCGGAACCGGCTGCTGCGGGGATATCAATCATTCCAATCCATCAGCGTCGGTACGGAACAAGGTGGATTTCATCGGGAATTCGTTGGGGGAAACGATCACAGCGGAGCTGCCGAAACTGGAGCCGGTGAAAGGGACTGGTCTGACGGTGCAGTCGCAGGTGGTGGATCTGCCTTTGCAGGATGCCTCGCAGCCGGAAGTGAAACGTTCGATTGAACTGCTGAAGGTGGCCAAAGCCGGGGGGAAGGTGGATTTCTTCGAGCATGTGACCGCGTATAAGAAGATGATTCTGGATCAGATGCGGCACAAAAAGCCTTATGCGGAAACTGATCAGCATATTACGTGGGGCTTGAGCCGATCGCTGGCGGGCATCGGCGAGACGCTGCCCGTGGATGTGACCGTGATGACGATTGGCGAAGATGTGGCGATTGTCTGTCTGCCGGGCGAGGTGTTCGTGGAACTGGGGCTGGCGATCAAGCAGGCGTCTCCGTTTAAAACCACGATCATCGTCGAATTGTCGAACGCGGTGGAGACGATTTACATTCCGCACCGGGCCGCTTATGCCGGGGGGAGTTATGAGGTGACCAATTCCAATCTGCTGCCCGGTAGTGGTGAGATGCTGGTGGAGGCGTCACTCCGGCTGTTGCGTCAGGCGGCGGCTGAGAAACGGGCGGACTGA
- a CDS encoding OsmC family protein: MSIKRTGSAVWQGGIKDGKGTVSTASGALQELPYSFSTRFEGEQGTNPEELIGAAHAGCFSMALSKILGDSDLKAERLETTAEVSLNQVEGGFAIEAIHLTLKAKVPGADAATVEELAGKAKAGCPVSKLFNATITLDVQTVD; this comes from the coding sequence ATGTCGATTAAACGTACCGGCTCTGCCGTCTGGCAGGGGGGAATCAAAGATGGAAAAGGGACCGTGTCGACCGCCAGTGGTGCGCTGCAGGAATTGCCCTACAGTTTTTCCACGCGGTTTGAAGGGGAGCAGGGGACTAATCCTGAGGAACTGATTGGTGCAGCCCATGCCGGCTGTTTCTCGATGGCGCTCTCCAAGATTCTGGGTGACTCCGATCTGAAGGCTGAGCGGCTGGAGACGACAGCGGAGGTTTCGCTGAACCAGGTGGAAGGGGGCTTTGCGATTGAAGCGATCCACTTGACACTGAAAGCGAAAGTTCCCGGTGCAGATGCGGCGACCGTGGAAGAGCTGGCCGGCAAGGCGAAAGCCGGTTGTCCGGTTTCCAAACTGTTCAATGCCACGATTACACTGGATGTACAGACCGTGGACTGA